The following are encoded together in the Pseudomonas sp. IB20 genome:
- a CDS encoding L-threonylcarbamoyladenylate synthase, whose product MVNRWRVLETAREIRAGAVIAYPTEAVWGLGCDPWNEAAVDRLLAIKNRSVDKGLILVADNIRQFDFLFEDFPDTWIERMASTWPGPNTWLVPHQDLLPEWVTGVHDTVALRVSDHPLVRDLCSLVGPLISTSANPQGRPAARTRLRVEQYFRGQVDRVLGGALGGRKNPSLIRDLATGEVVRPS is encoded by the coding sequence ATGGTCAACAGGTGGCGTGTGCTGGAAACCGCACGAGAAATTCGCGCAGGCGCGGTGATCGCCTACCCGACCGAAGCGGTCTGGGGCCTTGGCTGCGACCCGTGGAATGAAGCAGCGGTGGACCGGCTGCTGGCGATCAAGAATCGGTCGGTGGACAAGGGGCTGATCCTGGTGGCGGACAATATCCGCCAGTTCGATTTTCTCTTTGAAGACTTCCCGGACACCTGGATCGAGCGCATGGCCAGCACCTGGCCTGGGCCAAATACCTGGCTGGTGCCGCATCAGGACTTGTTGCCTGAATGGGTCACCGGTGTGCATGACACGGTGGCGCTGCGGGTGAGTGATCATCCGCTGGTGCGGGATCTGTGCTCGCTGGTGGGGCCGCTGATTTCCACGTCTGCCAACCCGCAAGGCCGCCCGGCGGCGCGCACACGGCTTCGCGTGGAGCAGTATTTCCGTGGCCAGGTCGATCGGGTGTTGGGTGGCGCCTTGGGTGGGCGCAAGAACCCGAGCCTGATTCGCGATTTGGCGACGGGTGAGGTGGTGCGGCCTTCTTGA
- a CDS encoding quinone oxidoreductase family protein: MAKRIQFRAHGGPEVLEYVDYTPAEPGPQQVRVRNEAIGLNFIDTYFRSGLYAPPALPSGLGAEGAGVVDAVGSEVTQFKVGDRVAYGSGPLGAYSELHVLPAANLVHLPDDISFEQAAGAMLKGLTVQYLLRQTYELKGGETILFHAAAGGVGSLACQWAKDLGVKLIGTVSSPEKAALAKSLGAWETIDYSKENVVQRVLELTDGKKVPVVYDGVGKDTWLTSLDSVAPRGLVVSFGNASGAVDGVNLGILAAKGSLYVTRPTLATYASNPKDLQAMADDLFSMIKSGKVRIDINQRFSLADAAKAQTELSGRRTTGSTILLP, translated from the coding sequence ATGGCCAAACGTATCCAGTTCCGTGCCCATGGCGGCCCCGAAGTACTTGAGTATGTGGACTACACGCCGGCAGAGCCTGGCCCGCAGCAGGTTCGTGTGCGCAACGAGGCCATTGGCCTGAACTTCATCGACACTTATTTCCGCAGTGGCCTTTATGCACCGCCCGCGCTGCCATCGGGCTTGGGCGCCGAAGGTGCCGGCGTGGTCGACGCGGTGGGCAGCGAGGTCACGCAATTCAAAGTCGGCGACCGTGTGGCCTACGGCAGCGGCCCGCTGGGTGCCTACAGCGAGCTGCATGTGTTGCCCGCCGCCAATCTGGTGCACTTGCCGGACGATATCAGTTTCGAGCAAGCCGCCGGCGCGATGCTCAAGGGCCTGACCGTGCAGTACCTGCTGCGCCAGACCTATGAATTGAAGGGCGGCGAAACCATCCTGTTCCACGCCGCGGCTGGTGGCGTCGGTTCGCTGGCCTGCCAATGGGCCAAGGACTTGGGCGTGAAGCTCATCGGCACGGTGAGTTCGCCGGAAAAAGCCGCGCTGGCCAAATCCCTCGGCGCCTGGGAAACCATCGACTACAGCAAGGAAAACGTCGTACAACGTGTACTGGAATTGACCGACGGCAAAAAGGTGCCGGTGGTGTACGACGGCGTCGGCAAGGACACTTGGCTGACCTCGCTGGACAGCGTAGCGCCACGTGGGCTGGTGGTGAGCTTCGGGAATGCATCGGGCGCGGTGGATGGGGTGAACCTGGGAATTCTGGCGGCCAAGGGCTCGCTGTATGTCACCCGGCCGACCTTGGCGACCTATGCCAGCAATCCGAAGGATCTGCAGGCGATGGCCGATGACCTGTTCTCGATGATCAAGAGCGGCAAGGTGCGCATTGATATCAACCAGCGGTTTTCGCTGGCGGATGCGGCAAAGGCGCAGACTGAGTTGTCGGGGCGGCGGACGACTGGGTCGACCATCCTCCTGCCATAA
- the hemF gene encoding oxygen-dependent coproporphyrinogen oxidase, which yields MTTRTEAVKAYLLDLQDRICSALETFETDTRFIEDAWTRPAGGGGRTRVIENGTVIEKGGVNFSHVFGSGLPPSASAHRPELAGRGFEALGVSLVIHPHNPHVPTSHANVRFFIAEKDGEEPVWWFGGGFDLTPYYANEEDCIHWHRVAEQACAPFGPHVYSRYKAWCDTYFHIKHRNEPRGIGGLFFDDLNEWDFDTCFAFIRAIGDAYIDAYLPIVQRRKAMAYTEQQRQFQEFRRGRYVEFNLVYDRGTLFGLQSGGRTESILMSLPPQVRWSYDWKAEAGSEEARLTDYFLQDRDWLGLATPTAAV from the coding sequence ATGACTACCCGCACCGAGGCTGTTAAAGCCTACCTGCTAGACCTGCAAGACCGCATTTGCAGCGCCCTGGAAACCTTCGAGACGGACACTCGCTTTATCGAAGACGCCTGGACCCGGCCTGCCGGCGGCGGCGGTCGCACCCGTGTGATCGAAAACGGCACGGTCATCGAAAAAGGCGGCGTTAACTTTTCCCACGTATTCGGTAGCGGCCTCCCACCGTCCGCCAGTGCCCATCGCCCTGAGCTGGCCGGTCGCGGCTTCGAAGCCCTGGGCGTGTCGCTGGTGATCCACCCGCACAACCCGCATGTGCCGACGTCTCACGCCAATGTGCGCTTTTTCATCGCCGAAAAAGACGGCGAAGAACCGGTGTGGTGGTTCGGTGGCGGCTTCGACCTCACGCCCTACTACGCCAATGAAGAAGACTGCATCCACTGGCACCGCGTGGCCGAGCAGGCCTGCGCGCCGTTCGGGCCGCACGTGTACTCGCGCTACAAGGCGTGGTGCGACACCTACTTCCATATCAAGCACCGTAACGAACCGCGCGGCATCGGCGGCCTGTTCTTCGATGACTTGAACGAGTGGGACTTCGACACCTGCTTCGCCTTCATCCGCGCCATCGGCGATGCGTACATCGACGCCTACCTGCCGATCGTGCAGCGCCGCAAGGCCATGGCTTACACCGAACAGCAGCGTCAATTCCAAGAGTTCCGCCGTGGGCGCTATGTCGAGTTCAACCTCGTCTACGACCGTGGCACCCTGTTCGGCCTGCAATCGGGCGGGCGCACTGAGTCGATCCTGATGTCGCTGCCGCCGCAAGTACGCTGGAGTTACGACTGGAAGGCTGAGGCCGGCAGCGAAGAGGCGCGCCTCACCGATTACTTCCTGCAAGACCGCGACTGGCTTGGCCTCGCCACGCCCACGGCGGCTGTCTGA
- the aroE gene encoding shikimate dehydrogenase, which yields MDRYVVFGNPIGHSKSPLIHRMFAEQTGEQLDYSTLLAPLEDFTGCAREFFQQGRGANVTVPFKEDAYRLANSLTERALRAGAVNTLSKLADGTLLGDNTDGAGLVRDLMVNAGLSLQGKRILLLGAGGAVRGALEPLLAERPASLIIANRTVEKAELLAELFDDLGPVSASGFDWLREPVDLIINATSASLSGDVPPIAGSLIEPGKTFCYDMMYAKAPTAFCRWATEQGAAVAMDGLGMLVEQAAEAFFLWRGVRPDSAPVLAELRRQLA from the coding sequence ATGGACCGTTATGTCGTGTTCGGCAACCCCATCGGCCACAGCAAGTCGCCGCTGATTCACCGCATGTTTGCCGAGCAGACGGGTGAGCAACTGGACTACAGCACCTTGCTCGCGCCGCTGGAAGATTTCACAGGCTGTGCCCGTGAGTTTTTTCAGCAAGGCCGTGGCGCCAACGTCACCGTGCCGTTCAAGGAAGACGCTTACCGTTTGGCCAACAGCCTGACCGAACGCGCCCTGCGCGCCGGGGCGGTGAATACCCTGAGCAAGCTGGCCGACGGCACGTTGCTGGGTGACAACACCGACGGCGCCGGCCTCGTGCGCGACCTGATGGTGAATGCCGGGTTGAGCCTGCAAGGCAAACGCATCCTGCTGCTGGGCGCCGGTGGCGCGGTACGCGGGGCGCTGGAGCCGTTGCTCGCCGAGCGGCCGGCGTCGCTGATCATCGCCAACCGCACGGTAGAAAAGGCCGAGTTGCTCGCCGAGCTGTTCGACGACCTGGGCCCGGTGTCGGCCAGCGGTTTCGACTGGCTGCGTGAGCCGGTGGACCTGATCATCAATGCCACGTCCGCCAGCCTGTCAGGCGATGTACCGCCGATTGCCGGCAGCCTGATCGAACCGGGTAAGACGTTCTGCTACGACATGATGTACGCCAAGGCGCCCACCGCGTTCTGCCGATGGGCTACAGAGCAAGGCGCAGCCGTGGCGATGGATGGTTTGGGCATGCTCGTGGAGCAGGCGGCGGAAGCGTTCTTCCTGTGGCGCGGTGTGCGCCCGGATTCGGCGCCGGTGTTGGCTGAGTTGCGCCGCCAGTTGGCCTGA
- a CDS encoding SulP family inorganic anion transporter, with translation MPRPNRHTLFPFLAWLPRQTRASVGRDAMVGLSGAVLALPQSIAYALIAGLPPEYGLYAAIIPVLIACLWGSSWHLICGPTAAISIVLYASVSPLAVPGSQDYITLILLLTFLAGVFQWLLGMLRFGALVNFVSHSVVLGFTLGAAVVIALGQLPNLLGLDLPSQATAIKSLLALIDHGGEWDHASLVLGLSTLLVGALLKYWVPRWPTLLIALALSSLVAWLWPAMFGHVARVSSFVGKLPPFSPLPLDLDMLLRLLPSAVAVGMLGLVTSLSIARSLSARSQQLLDANQEVRAQGLSNIVGGFFSGYLSAGSFTRSGLSYEAGACSPLAGVFSALWVALFALFGAVLIAHIPIPSMAASILLICWGLVDHRGIRALFRVSRAEFVVMSLTCVATLLLELQTAIYAGVLASLFFYLKRTSQPRVQQWRDGDEDVLRVGGSIFFGASHYLQVRLQSLQGERVVIEAQQINFIDYSGVEMLHQEARRLKGLGRSLTLRRARPQVVEELKKLEGPDNCPLHFED, from the coding sequence ATGCCCCGGCCCAACCGCCATACACTCTTCCCCTTCCTCGCCTGGCTGCCACGCCAAACCCGCGCCAGCGTCGGCCGGGACGCGATGGTCGGCCTCAGCGGCGCCGTGCTCGCGCTGCCGCAGTCGATTGCCTACGCGCTGATCGCCGGTCTCCCACCTGAATACGGCTTGTACGCCGCCATCATTCCGGTATTGATCGCCTGCCTCTGGGGTTCCTCCTGGCACCTGATCTGCGGCCCGACGGCGGCGATTTCCATCGTGCTCTACGCCAGCGTCAGCCCCTTGGCCGTGCCTGGGTCTCAGGACTACATCACGTTGATCCTGTTGCTGACCTTTCTCGCCGGGGTTTTCCAGTGGCTGCTGGGGATGCTGCGCTTCGGCGCACTGGTGAATTTCGTCTCCCATTCGGTGGTACTTGGGTTCACCTTGGGCGCCGCCGTGGTGATTGCCTTGGGGCAGCTACCCAACCTGCTTGGGCTGGATTTGCCGAGCCAGGCCACGGCAATCAAAAGTTTGCTGGCGCTTATCGATCACGGCGGCGAGTGGGACCATGCCTCCCTCGTCCTAGGCTTGAGCACCTTACTGGTGGGCGCGTTGCTCAAGTACTGGGTCCCACGCTGGCCGACGCTATTGATCGCCCTGGCGTTGAGCAGCTTGGTGGCGTGGCTGTGGCCGGCGATGTTCGGGCATGTGGCGCGGGTCAGTTCGTTTGTGGGCAAGCTGCCGCCGTTCAGCCCATTGCCGCTGGACCTGGACATGCTCCTGCGCCTGCTGCCCAGTGCCGTGGCGGTGGGCATGCTGGGGCTGGTGACCAGCCTGTCGATTGCGCGCTCGTTGTCGGCGCGTTCGCAGCAATTGCTCGACGCCAACCAGGAAGTCCGTGCGCAGGGTTTATCCAATATCGTCGGCGGATTTTTCTCCGGCTACCTGTCAGCCGGTTCCTTTACCCGCTCCGGCCTGAGCTACGAAGCGGGCGCATGCTCACCCTTAGCAGGCGTGTTTTCCGCCTTGTGGGTGGCGTTGTTCGCGCTGTTCGGCGCGGTGTTGATCGCGCACATTCCAATCCCCAGCATGGCGGCGAGCATCCTGCTGATTTGCTGGGGCTTGGTGGATCATCGTGGCATTCGCGCGTTGTTCCGCGTGAGCCGCGCCGAGTTTGTGGTGATGAGCCTGACGTGCGTCGCCACCTTGCTGCTGGAGCTGCAAACAGCGATTTACGCCGGGGTGCTGGCCTCGCTGTTTTTCTACCTCAAGCGCACCTCGCAGCCGCGCGTGCAGCAGTGGCGTGATGGCGACGAGGATGTGTTGCGGGTGGGGGGTTCGATCTTTTTTGGCGCCAGCCATTACCTGCAAGTGCGCCTGCAAAGCTTGCAGGGCGAGCGGGTGGTGATCGAGGCGCAGCAGATCAACTTTATCGACTATTCCGGGGTGGAGATGCTGCATCAGGAGGCGCGGCGGCTTAAGGGGTTGGGGCGTAGCCTGACGTTGCGCAGGGCCCGGCCGCAGGTGGTGGAAGAGTTAAAAAAACTTGAAGGGCCCGACAACTGCCCCCTCCATTTCGAAGACTGA
- the choX gene encoding choline ABC transporter substrate-binding protein, whose product MQKLTAVLGMLVLTSANVYADTRCDTVKMADPGWSDIAATNAITGFLLNGMGYKAKVDTLAVPITFGGLKDGQVDVFLGNWMPAQQGFYDKFVANGDVVQLAKNLDGTEFTLAVPDYVWDAGVHDFADLNKFAGKFDKKIYGIGSGAPANISLQEIIKKNDFDLGQWKLIESSEQAMLAEVSRAVKKQKFVTFLGWTPHPMNVQLKMHYLKGGEKYFGDTGSVYTLTRKGYAQACPNVGKLLTNLSFTQDMENSIMAEVVNKKVSNADAAKAWIKANPAVLDKWLDGVKTVDGQDALAAVKAKL is encoded by the coding sequence ATGCAAAAGTTGACTGCAGTGTTGGGTATGTTGGTGCTGACTAGCGCCAATGTGTACGCGGACACCCGCTGTGACACGGTGAAGATGGCCGACCCCGGCTGGAGCGATATCGCCGCCACCAATGCCATCACCGGTTTTCTGTTGAACGGCATGGGCTACAAGGCCAAGGTCGACACCCTGGCGGTGCCGATCACGTTTGGCGGGCTCAAGGACGGCCAGGTGGATGTGTTCCTGGGCAACTGGATGCCGGCGCAGCAGGGCTTCTATGACAAGTTCGTGGCTAACGGTGACGTGGTGCAACTGGCGAAAAACCTCGACGGCACCGAGTTCACTCTCGCCGTGCCGGACTACGTGTGGGACGCCGGTGTGCATGACTTTGCCGACTTGAATAAATTCGCGGGCAAATTCGATAAGAAGATCTACGGCATCGGCTCCGGCGCACCGGCGAATATCTCGCTGCAGGAGATCATCAAGAAGAACGACTTCGACCTCGGCCAATGGAAGCTGATCGAGTCGAGTGAACAGGCGATGCTGGCCGAAGTGTCGCGGGCGGTTAAGAAACAGAAATTCGTGACCTTCCTAGGCTGGACGCCGCACCCGATGAACGTGCAGTTGAAAATGCATTACCTCAAGGGCGGCGAGAAGTACTTCGGCGACACCGGCAGCGTGTATACCTTGACCCGCAAGGGTTATGCACAGGCCTGCCCGAATGTCGGGAAACTGCTGACCAACCTGAGCTTCACCCAGGACATGGAGAACAGCATCATGGCCGAGGTGGTCAACAAAAAGGTCAGCAATGCCGATGCGGCGAAGGCGTGGATCAAGGCGAATCCGGCGGTGCTGGACAAGTGGCTCGATGGCGTAAAAACCGTGGATGGCCAGGATGCGTTGGCGGCGGTAAAAGCCAAGCTCTAA